A genomic region of Glycine max cultivar Williams 82 chromosome 15, Glycine_max_v4.0, whole genome shotgun sequence contains the following coding sequences:
- the LOC100814578 gene encoding tubby-like F-box protein 8: MSFRSIVRDVRDSFGSLSRRSFDVRLTGHHRGKSQGSVQDLHDQPLVIQNSRWASLPPELLFDIIRRLEESENTWPARKHVVACAAVCQSWRNMCKDIVKSPEFCGKLTFPVSLKQPGPRDGIIQCFIKRDKSNLTYHLFLCLSPALLVENGKFLLSAKRTRRTTYTEYVISMDADNISRSSNTYIGKLRSNFLGTKFIIYDTQPPYSSAHICPPGTGKTSRRFYSKKVSPKVPSGSYNIAQVTYELNVLGTRGPRKMHCVMHSIPASALDAGGTVPGQPELLPRSLEDSFRSISFSKSLDHSIEFSSSRFSEIGESCIEDDDGKMRPLVLKNKPPRWHEQLQCWCLNFRGRVTVASVKNFQLIAATQPAAGAPTPSQPAPPEHDKIILQFGKVGKDMFTMDYRYPLSAFQAFAICLSSFDTKLACE, encoded by the exons ATGTCATTCCGCAGCATAGTTCGTGATGTAAGGGATAGTTTCGGGAGCTTATCTAGGCGTAGTTTTGATGTCAGACTTACTGGGCATCATAGAGGAAAATCTCAAGGATCAGTGCAGGATTTGCATGACCAACCTCTAGTAATTCAAAATAGCCGTTGGGCCAGCTTACCCCCGGAATTACTATTTGATATCATTAGACGGCTAGAGGAGAGTGAGAATACATGGCCTGCTCGAAAGCATGTTGTTGCATGTGCTGCAGTTTGCCAGTCTTGGAGGAATATGTGCAAGGACATCGTTAAGAGCCCAGAGTTTTGTGGCAAACTTACATTCCCTGTGTCCTTGAAGCAG CCTGGGCCACGGGATGGAATCATTCAATGTTTTATCAAAAGAGATAAATCTAATTTAACATACCACCTATTCCTTTGTCTCAGCCCTG CTTTGTTagttgaaaatggaaaattCCTCCTTTCTGCTAAGAGGACAAGGAGAACAACTTACACTGAGTACGTTATTTCCATGGATGCTGACAACATCTCTAGATCAAGTAACACTTACATTGGAAAGCTGAG ATCAAATTTTCTTGGTACAAAGTTCATTATATACGATACACAGCCTCCATACTCTTCTGCCCATATATGCCCTCCTGGGACTGGGAAGACGAGCCGCAGATTTTATTCCAAAAAGGTCTCGCCTAAGGTCCCATCTGGGAGTTACAACATAGCTCAGGTAACATATGAATTAAATGTGCTTGGGACTCGAGGACCAAGAAAGATGCACTGCGTTATGCATTCAATACCAGCTTCAGCACTAGATGCAGGTGGCACTGTTCCTGGCCAGCCAGAGCTTCTTCCCCGTTCCCTGGAGGACTCGTTTCGGAGCATCTCGTTTTCAAAGTCTCTAGATCATTCTATTGAGTTCAGCAGTTCGCGATTTTCTGAGATTGGGGAATCCTGCATCGAAGATGATGATGGCAAGATGAGACCCTTGGTTCTGAAAAACAAGCCTCCAAGATGGCATGAACAGTTACAATGTTGGTGCCTTAATTTCCGTGGACGAGTAACAGTTGCGTCTGTTAAAAACTTTCAGTTGATTGCTGCCACCCAACCAGCTGCTGGTGCACCTACACCATCTCAACCAGCTCCACCGGAGCACGATAAGATCATTCTTCAGTTTGGCAAAGTTGGGAAGGACATGTTCACCATGGATTATCGGTACCCTTTATCTGCATTCCAAGCTTTTGCAATATGCTTGAGCAGCTTTGACACCAAATTGGCTTGTGAATAA
- the LOC100809041 gene encoding protein FAM135B isoform X2 has protein sequence MFRKLGWFVGLNQNNLATKRLLNADQTASARPNHQLPMLDAVHEVAVYIHRFHNLDLFEQGWYRIKVTLRWEDGEDSYPGIPARVVQYEAPEVGADNLCGVWMIDDKDNSFSTPSFRIRYARQDVFLAIMISFYLSYGGYEGKSSAVILKFELFHTPTPEMRPELQSSLDGCAASVHEYRIPPKALLGLHSYCPVHFDAFHAVLVDTSVHISLLKSGYHTPQLKAALIKALIAAHDILLDDLRRISKGINQAIDLTGITFEPYVTKSLNSTSPAHEKSADDEASLQLSDGTQISAEKVIQYINHVTEELCQSFSWDDMLNFFQFIGNQLLYLWNTFLKFHRENKTNILEFLRNSWANDRRTECSIWMVYSKVDMPHQYVSNGVEGTSLYRSLRGRSSSTRSSNDDPVQTATMRAELHRRGIAQMRINDRSLQDMYIFGDPLRVPIIIVECLENMHRSASVKSYFLPLEDKARHILENGSRAIIKLPGNSPPQNEHVLRVVVFVHGFQGHHLDLRLIRNQWLLIDPKIQVLMSETNEDKTSEDFREMGSRLAQEVISFLKKKMDKASRVGNLKDIKLSFVGHSIGNLIIRAALAESIMEPYLRYLYTYVSISGPHLGYMYSSNSIFNSGLWLLKKIKGTQCIHQLTFTDDHDLENTFIYNLSKKKTLANFKNVILLSSPQDGYVPYHSAKIELCPAATLDFSKQGKVFLEMLNNCLDQMRTHSEHRIVMRCDINFETSSYGRRSFNTLIGRAAHIEFLECDIFVKFIMWSFPELFS, from the exons ATGTTTCGGAAATTAGGATGGTTCGTGGGTCTGAATCAAAACAATTTAGCAACCAAAAGGTTGCTCAATGCCGACCAAACTGCCTCTGCTAGGCCAAATCACCAACTTCCTATGCTCGATGCTGTTCACGAAGTTGCCGTTTACATTCATAGGTTTCACAATCTCGACCTTTTTGAACAAGG ATGGTACAGAATCAAGGTTACCTTGAGATGGGAGGACGGTGAAGACTCCTATCCCGGGATTCCTGCACGGGTTGTTCAGTATGAAG CTCCTGAAGTGGGTGCTGACAATTTATGTGGAGTTTGGATGATTGATGATAAAGACAACAGTTTTTCAACACCATCATTCCGGATTAGATATGCAAGGCAGGACGTATTTCTTGCTATCATGATCTCATTCTATCTATCTTATGGTGGATACGAG GGGAAATCCTCTGCTGTTATCTTGAAGTTTGAGCTCTTTCACACTCCAACACCTGAAATGCG GCCTGAGTTACAAAGTTCGTTGGATGGATGTGCAGCTTCAGTTCATGAGTATAGAATCCCTCCTAAAGCTCTTTTGGGATTGCATTCGTATTGTCCTGTACATTTTGATGCTTTCCATGCTGTCCTTGTTGATACTAGTGTTCATATCAGTCTACTAAAATCTGGTTATCACACACCACAACTGAAG GCTGCACTCATCAAAGCATTGATCGCTGCCCATGATATCCTGCTTGATGACCTGAGAAGAATAAGCAAAGGAATTAACCAAGCTATTGATTTGACTGGAATTACTTTTGAACCTTATGTTACTAAGTCACTCAATTCTACTTCACCAGCACATGAAAAAAGTGCTGATGATGAAGCATCACTTCAACTGTCTGATGGGACACAAATCAGTGCTGAG AAAGTTATTCAATACATCAATCATGTTACTGAGGAATTGTGTCAATCTTTTTCTTGGGATGATATGTTAAACTTCTTCCAGTTCATTGGGAATCAGCTCTTATATCTCTGGAATACATTTCTGAAATTCCATAG ggaaaataaaacaaacatactgGAATTTCTCCGTAACTCATGGGCAAACGATCGAAGAACTGAGTGCTCAATATGGATGGTGTACTCCAAGGTTGATATGCCTCACCAGTACGTGAGTAATGGAGTTGAGGGGACATCATTGTACCGTAGCTTGCGTGGGAGATCGTCAAGTACAAGGAGTTCTAATGATGAT cCTGTTCAAACTGCAACAATGCGAGCCGAACTTCACAGGCGTGGTATAGCACAAATGAGG ATCAACGACCGGTCACTTCAGGACATGTATATATTTGGAGATCCTTTGCGTGTTCCTATTATTATTGTAGAATGCTTGGAAAACATGCACCGTTCTGCCAGTGTGAAGTCATATTTCCTTCCTTTGGAGGACAAAGCTAGACATATCCTGGAAAATGGATCTAGAGCCATAATAAAGTTGCCTGGGAATAGCCCCCCACAAAATGAGCACGTTTTGAGAGTAGTTGTTTTTGTTCACGGGTTTCAG ggacatcatttagatttacGGCTTATTAGGAACCAGTGGCTTTTAATAGACCCCAAAATACAGGTTCTTATGTCAGAGACAAACGAAGATAAAACATCTGAAGACTTCAGAGAAATGGGATCACGGCTTGCTCAGGAAGTTATCTCTTTCCTGAAAAAGAAGATGGATAAAGCTTCAAGAGTTGGAAACTTAAAAGATATCAAGCTTAGCTTTGTTGGCCATTCTATTGGGAATCTCATCATCAGAGCTGCTTTGGCAG aaAGCATCATGGAGCCATATCTAAGATACTTGTATACATATGTTTCTATATCTGGTCCACACTTAGGTTATATGTATAGTTCGAACTCTATATTCAATTCAGGATTGTGGCTCTTGAAGAAGATCAAGGGCACACAATGCATCCATCAACTAACTTTCACAGATGATCATGATCTTGAGAATACCTTCATCTACAATCTTTCAAAG AAGAAGACACTTGCAAACTTCAAGAATGTGATTCTGTTATCCTCTCCTCAG GACGGTTATGTTCCATATCATTCTGCCAAAATAGAACTGTGTCCAGCAGCTACATTGGACTTTTCTAAACAAGGGAAAGTGTTCCTGGAGATGTTAAACAATTGCTTGGACCAAATGAGAACTCACTCTGAGCATCGTATAGTCATGCGCTGTGACATTAACTTCGAAACCTCCTCCTACGGCAGGAGGAGCTTCAACACACTTATTGGACGTGCTGCTCACATTGAATTCTTGGAGTGTGACATTTTTGTCAAGTTCATAATGTGGTCTTTCCCAGAGCTCTTTAGTTAG
- the LOC100809041 gene encoding protein FAM135B isoform X1 — protein sequence MFRKLGWFVGLNQNNLATKRLLNADQTASARPNHQLPMLDAVHEVAVYIHRFHNLDLFEQGWYRIKVTLRWEDGEDSYPGIPARVVQYEAPEVGADNLCGVWMIDDKDNSFSTPSFRIRYARQDVFLAIMISFYLSYGGYEGKSSAVILKFELFHTPTPEMRPELQSSLDGCAASVHEYRIPPKALLGLHSYCPVHFDAFHAVLVDTSVHISLLKSGYHTPQLKVPSYSLASKGTYGEDYVRSNKAALIKALIAAHDILLDDLRRISKGINQAIDLTGITFEPYVTKSLNSTSPAHEKSADDEASLQLSDGTQISAEKVIQYINHVTEELCQSFSWDDMLNFFQFIGNQLLYLWNTFLKFHRENKTNILEFLRNSWANDRRTECSIWMVYSKVDMPHQYVSNGVEGTSLYRSLRGRSSSTRSSNDDPVQTATMRAELHRRGIAQMRINDRSLQDMYIFGDPLRVPIIIVECLENMHRSASVKSYFLPLEDKARHILENGSRAIIKLPGNSPPQNEHVLRVVVFVHGFQGHHLDLRLIRNQWLLIDPKIQVLMSETNEDKTSEDFREMGSRLAQEVISFLKKKMDKASRVGNLKDIKLSFVGHSIGNLIIRAALAESIMEPYLRYLYTYVSISGPHLGYMYSSNSIFNSGLWLLKKIKGTQCIHQLTFTDDHDLENTFIYNLSKKKTLANFKNVILLSSPQDGYVPYHSAKIELCPAATLDFSKQGKVFLEMLNNCLDQMRTHSEHRIVMRCDINFETSSYGRRSFNTLIGRAAHIEFLECDIFVKFIMWSFPELFS from the exons ATGTTTCGGAAATTAGGATGGTTCGTGGGTCTGAATCAAAACAATTTAGCAACCAAAAGGTTGCTCAATGCCGACCAAACTGCCTCTGCTAGGCCAAATCACCAACTTCCTATGCTCGATGCTGTTCACGAAGTTGCCGTTTACATTCATAGGTTTCACAATCTCGACCTTTTTGAACAAGG ATGGTACAGAATCAAGGTTACCTTGAGATGGGAGGACGGTGAAGACTCCTATCCCGGGATTCCTGCACGGGTTGTTCAGTATGAAG CTCCTGAAGTGGGTGCTGACAATTTATGTGGAGTTTGGATGATTGATGATAAAGACAACAGTTTTTCAACACCATCATTCCGGATTAGATATGCAAGGCAGGACGTATTTCTTGCTATCATGATCTCATTCTATCTATCTTATGGTGGATACGAG GGGAAATCCTCTGCTGTTATCTTGAAGTTTGAGCTCTTTCACACTCCAACACCTGAAATGCG GCCTGAGTTACAAAGTTCGTTGGATGGATGTGCAGCTTCAGTTCATGAGTATAGAATCCCTCCTAAAGCTCTTTTGGGATTGCATTCGTATTGTCCTGTACATTTTGATGCTTTCCATGCTGTCCTTGTTGATACTAGTGTTCATATCAGTCTACTAAAATCTGGTTATCACACACCACAACTGAAGGTACCAAG TTATTCTTTGGCTTCTAAAGGAACATATGGTGAAGACTATGTTAGGTCAAACAAG GCTGCACTCATCAAAGCATTGATCGCTGCCCATGATATCCTGCTTGATGACCTGAGAAGAATAAGCAAAGGAATTAACCAAGCTATTGATTTGACTGGAATTACTTTTGAACCTTATGTTACTAAGTCACTCAATTCTACTTCACCAGCACATGAAAAAAGTGCTGATGATGAAGCATCACTTCAACTGTCTGATGGGACACAAATCAGTGCTGAG AAAGTTATTCAATACATCAATCATGTTACTGAGGAATTGTGTCAATCTTTTTCTTGGGATGATATGTTAAACTTCTTCCAGTTCATTGGGAATCAGCTCTTATATCTCTGGAATACATTTCTGAAATTCCATAG ggaaaataaaacaaacatactgGAATTTCTCCGTAACTCATGGGCAAACGATCGAAGAACTGAGTGCTCAATATGGATGGTGTACTCCAAGGTTGATATGCCTCACCAGTACGTGAGTAATGGAGTTGAGGGGACATCATTGTACCGTAGCTTGCGTGGGAGATCGTCAAGTACAAGGAGTTCTAATGATGAT cCTGTTCAAACTGCAACAATGCGAGCCGAACTTCACAGGCGTGGTATAGCACAAATGAGG ATCAACGACCGGTCACTTCAGGACATGTATATATTTGGAGATCCTTTGCGTGTTCCTATTATTATTGTAGAATGCTTGGAAAACATGCACCGTTCTGCCAGTGTGAAGTCATATTTCCTTCCTTTGGAGGACAAAGCTAGACATATCCTGGAAAATGGATCTAGAGCCATAATAAAGTTGCCTGGGAATAGCCCCCCACAAAATGAGCACGTTTTGAGAGTAGTTGTTTTTGTTCACGGGTTTCAG ggacatcatttagatttacGGCTTATTAGGAACCAGTGGCTTTTAATAGACCCCAAAATACAGGTTCTTATGTCAGAGACAAACGAAGATAAAACATCTGAAGACTTCAGAGAAATGGGATCACGGCTTGCTCAGGAAGTTATCTCTTTCCTGAAAAAGAAGATGGATAAAGCTTCAAGAGTTGGAAACTTAAAAGATATCAAGCTTAGCTTTGTTGGCCATTCTATTGGGAATCTCATCATCAGAGCTGCTTTGGCAG aaAGCATCATGGAGCCATATCTAAGATACTTGTATACATATGTTTCTATATCTGGTCCACACTTAGGTTATATGTATAGTTCGAACTCTATATTCAATTCAGGATTGTGGCTCTTGAAGAAGATCAAGGGCACACAATGCATCCATCAACTAACTTTCACAGATGATCATGATCTTGAGAATACCTTCATCTACAATCTTTCAAAG AAGAAGACACTTGCAAACTTCAAGAATGTGATTCTGTTATCCTCTCCTCAG GACGGTTATGTTCCATATCATTCTGCCAAAATAGAACTGTGTCCAGCAGCTACATTGGACTTTTCTAAACAAGGGAAAGTGTTCCTGGAGATGTTAAACAATTGCTTGGACCAAATGAGAACTCACTCTGAGCATCGTATAGTCATGCGCTGTGACATTAACTTCGAAACCTCCTCCTACGGCAGGAGGAGCTTCAACACACTTATTGGACGTGCTGCTCACATTGAATTCTTGGAGTGTGACATTTTTGTCAAGTTCATAATGTGGTCTTTCCCAGAGCTCTTTAGTTAG